The Bacteriovorax sp. Seq25_V genome includes a region encoding these proteins:
- a CDS encoding PepSY domain-containing protein, whose product MRKSNIFKKIFKIHKILGLVLAMNFLILALTGTILIWKEELTQKVHYSEEGPLLKQDFLVAYELLKTQFPNKKILSLAKDDNNSKIINIRITDQGKTKFSGATKLVYNKENQSIETIQNIKKSSDTFIDFILKLHRDILLGGKGKYLIGLIGLGLIFILLSGILILKKFKNNKPVSNLRTLVGSIHNTIGVFTFSWLLIVSLTGVFLSFNGLIINLYFKSQINAQIISAEAKSEFPKALNKAFANLEGNEVDFISFPDNEFSTPSSYSILLEEGEIKRLMFVSVNEAIDVKVVELPFILKTIIISEPLHYGNFGGATLKVIWTIFSLLSSILPLSALLIYLIRKKKIRNLKIKKLNTFYKTRKFQILFPALLITLIYLTAGSLQTTLLFTLGIFTILSILSHISSYRISNATE is encoded by the coding sequence ATGAGAAAATCGAATATCTTTAAAAAAATATTCAAAATACATAAGATTCTAGGTCTAGTCCTGGCCATGAATTTCCTCATCCTAGCTCTAACTGGAACAATTTTAATCTGGAAAGAAGAGCTAACTCAGAAAGTACACTACTCAGAAGAAGGACCTCTACTAAAGCAAGATTTCTTAGTTGCTTATGAGTTATTAAAAACTCAATTTCCTAATAAGAAAATTCTATCATTGGCCAAGGATGATAACAATTCTAAGATCATCAATATTAGGATTACAGATCAAGGAAAAACTAAATTCTCCGGAGCAACGAAGTTAGTTTACAACAAAGAAAATCAAAGTATTGAAACAATTCAAAACATAAAAAAATCAAGTGATACATTCATTGATTTTATTCTCAAACTTCACAGAGATATACTTCTTGGGGGAAAGGGAAAGTATCTAATTGGCCTTATAGGTCTTGGATTGATCTTTATCCTACTTAGTGGAATATTGATACTTAAGAAGTTTAAAAATAATAAACCAGTCTCTAACCTTAGAACATTAGTTGGAAGTATTCATAATACTATCGGTGTTTTCACTTTCTCATGGCTTCTAATAGTCTCACTCACTGGCGTGTTTCTTTCATTTAATGGACTAATTATTAACCTATACTTCAAGTCCCAAATTAACGCTCAAATAATTAGCGCAGAAGCTAAATCAGAATTTCCCAAAGCATTGAATAAAGCTTTTGCTAATCTAGAAGGAAATGAAGTTGATTTTATTTCATTTCCAGATAATGAATTTTCGACGCCATCATCTTACTCTATTCTTCTTGAAGAAGGAGAAATTAAACGACTCATGTTTGTATCTGTCAATGAGGCGATTGACGTTAAGGTAGTCGAACTACCTTTTATCCTTAAGACAATCATTATTTCTGAGCCTCTACATTACGGAAACTTTGGCGGGGCGACACTAAAAGTAATCTGGACAATATTCTCTTTGCTGAGTTCCATTCTTCCACTAAGTGCCCTTCTCATATACTTAATACGAAAAAAGAAGATTCGAAATTTAAAAATTAAAAAATTAAATACATTTTACAAAACAAGAAAGTTTCAAATTTTATTTCCAGCTCTGTTAATTACACTAATCTATCTAACAGCTGGATCATTGCAAACTACACTACTCTTTACGCTCGGAATATTTACGATATTAAGCATTTTAAGCCACATCTCGAGTTATAGGATATCTAATGCAACAGAATAA
- a CDS encoding GNAT family N-acetyltransferase — translation MQQNNLTTIYSNQSFLNSLLRDFSGDDRFTFKNNKLIIAFSADEKLIINADFISITGNHKFSSEYILEENGNLTHITPGSLKEIIITKLFPHGDNSSFLSNILESDKELERIFDAQKTTKQASDNYIASEQNLLFGHPFHPFPKLKKGMTNKETEKFSPEYASKFKLQWILLDNDIVESLIASAKYKDAIVELAKFEGITDIPTGKTPFPFHPWQLRKLTNIAKEIKTSEGLNDWYPTSSMRSLYCNQAPFTIKFSMSVQLTNSVRVLTKNECMRGLQVTQLKETSYIQEHLKKYDNFKILGEPVYSCIKGVQESSFVLRDNFENESADYHLLATFIEKKSDSKISQLGTLVKSYSSNKILATKLISNSFFKKIIEPILTLATDHGVLLGAHLQNIIISTKDGLFDRVLFKDCQGSGFTQHGSKKFEHQIANFEKENGNILDSENVNKIFSYYLIINTTFSFISEMADGDSYLEKFIINEFKNFLFTLSMRDQIADRSIISNLLNSETLWQKGNFRCSVESHNENTMADPTLIYNKIPNPIFHNARTITPNTVDKIVYTKEVKKLSRPISFRVMNNKSDLETFYTWQHQGYVKEFWEMNLPKEELKTYIHNLIKSPYQTPLMCLVDEKPIGYFEVYNAYGDRIAPYCNPESEDMGFHFLIGEEKFLGSRYVIESINCICDYLFQSNLNTKRIWGEPRADNKKVIKFATSLPGWSLVKEFDFPHKRAALTRCDRSRFFQEYLSGK, via the coding sequence ATGCAACAGAATAACTTAACAACAATTTATTCTAATCAATCATTTCTGAACTCTCTTCTAAGAGATTTTTCAGGTGACGATAGATTTACATTCAAGAACAATAAATTAATCATTGCATTCTCAGCGGATGAAAAACTTATAATTAATGCTGACTTTATATCAATAACAGGAAATCACAAATTTTCATCGGAGTACATACTTGAAGAGAATGGTAATCTAACTCACATTACTCCAGGGTCTCTAAAAGAAATTATCATCACTAAACTATTTCCACATGGAGATAATTCAAGTTTTCTTAGTAATATTCTAGAAAGCGATAAAGAACTTGAAAGAATTTTCGACGCACAAAAGACGACCAAACAAGCGTCAGATAATTATATCGCTTCTGAACAAAACCTTCTGTTTGGACACCCATTTCATCCTTTTCCAAAGCTTAAGAAGGGGATGACAAATAAGGAGACGGAGAAGTTCTCTCCTGAATATGCTTCAAAGTTTAAACTTCAGTGGATACTGCTAGACAATGACATAGTTGAAAGTTTAATTGCTTCTGCAAAATATAAAGATGCAATTGTAGAGCTTGCAAAATTTGAAGGTATAACTGATATCCCAACAGGGAAAACACCTTTTCCTTTTCATCCATGGCAACTACGAAAGCTTACAAATATTGCTAAAGAGATCAAAACAAGTGAAGGGCTAAACGATTGGTACCCAACATCTTCGATGCGCTCTCTCTACTGTAACCAAGCTCCATTCACAATCAAGTTTTCCATGTCCGTGCAACTGACTAACTCTGTACGAGTGCTGACAAAAAATGAGTGTATGCGTGGGCTACAAGTAACACAATTAAAAGAAACTTCATATATACAAGAACATCTTAAAAAATATGATAACTTCAAAATCCTAGGTGAACCAGTCTATAGTTGCATCAAAGGAGTTCAGGAGTCATCATTTGTACTAAGAGACAATTTTGAAAATGAAAGTGCAGATTATCACCTTCTCGCGACTTTCATCGAAAAGAAAAGTGATTCAAAAATCTCTCAACTTGGCACACTTGTAAAGAGCTACAGTTCAAACAAAATTCTAGCAACTAAACTTATTTCTAATTCATTTTTTAAAAAAATTATCGAGCCTATACTCACACTCGCTACAGATCACGGCGTTTTACTAGGGGCTCATCTCCAAAACATTATTATTTCTACTAAAGATGGTCTCTTTGATCGAGTCCTATTTAAAGACTGCCAAGGAAGCGGATTCACTCAACACGGATCGAAGAAATTTGAACATCAAATTGCAAATTTTGAAAAAGAAAATGGGAATATTTTAGACAGTGAAAATGTTAACAAAATTTTTTCATATTATCTTATCATCAACACAACTTTTTCATTTATTAGTGAAATGGCTGACGGTGATAGCTACCTTGAAAAATTCATCATTAATGAATTTAAAAACTTTCTATTTACATTATCAATGAGGGATCAAATTGCTGACAGAAGTATTATCTCCAACCTCCTTAATTCAGAAACACTTTGGCAAAAAGGTAATTTTAGATGTTCAGTTGAAAGTCACAATGAAAATACAATGGCTGATCCAACACTTATTTACAACAAGATTCCAAACCCAATATTTCATAATGCTCGAACTATAACGCCAAATACTGTTGATAAAATTGTGTATACAAAAGAAGTGAAGAAACTTTCACGTCCCATTTCTTTTAGAGTTATGAATAACAAGAGTGATTTAGAAACTTTCTACACTTGGCAGCATCAAGGGTACGTTAAAGAGTTCTGGGAGATGAATCTTCCAAAGGAAGAACTAAAAACATATATTCACAATCTTATCAAGAGTCCTTATCAGACACCATTAATGTGTCTTGTTGATGAAAAGCCAATTGGATACTTTGAAGTATACAATGCTTATGGAGATCGTATCGCTCCTTACTGTAATCCTGAATCAGAAGATATGGGTTTTCACTTCCTAATCGGAGAAGAAAAGTTTCTAGGTTCTCGCTATGTTATAGAATCAATAAACTGTATCTGCGACTACTTATTTCAAAGTAATTTGAATACAAAAAGAATCTGGGGAGAGCCGAGAGCTGATAATAAAAAGGTTATTAAATTTGCAACGTCCCTTCCAGGCTGGTCACTTGTAAAAGAATTTGATTTTCCTCATAAAAGAGCAGCACTCACTCGTTGTGACCGTAGTAGGTTTTTCCAGGAGTATCTAAGTGGAAAATAA
- a CDS encoding IucA/IucC family siderophore biosynthesis protein, protein MENNYQLASRKIISKALEELYFEEVFNYENLSDSCFSLSLNNGISYTFSARKSLLDSISINHTTIKKFISTQEVAALSAKDFFLETQHLTEMSDETLSIFIEELEQTLYSDVFITNKYKNLSLEEISKYGFSEMNHLLDGHPKLLLNKGRLGWGSKDLENYSPEAKNSFQLVYIAVNKSLATFGLDDNYDVDVLLKESLSTEDFETIDKLLAEANISISDYIIFPVHPWQWENKIVIQFADLINEKMIISFGELGSYFSAQSSIRTLSNTRKNSKLDIKTSVSILNTSSFRGIPSKVIPYGHSLSNEIENILNSDELFKEQNTICLKEVAGISVNNKIYSRIEFSPYRYKEMLGCIWRESADSKISSGDIAIPTAALFYSHNDNFLIAEYVKLSGLSEDDWLARYVNTVIVPLYHLQMKYGIGLVAHGQNTIIVLKNHSPAGLIIKDFHGDLRVTPDSALREFSFFEHLDKLPANYLIHDLFTGHLVTVFRYVARAFTAAFNQTEENILKILNNELRKYINQNPLPSESLDLTSHKFEKVLVNKVRFIRGYGDTRERLKPVLGKRQLSLNIEEKI, encoded by the coding sequence GTGGAAAATAACTATCAATTAGCATCGAGAAAAATCATCTCTAAGGCCCTAGAAGAACTCTACTTCGAAGAAGTTTTCAACTATGAGAACCTTTCAGACTCGTGTTTTAGTCTGAGCCTGAACAATGGCATAAGCTATACATTTTCAGCAAGAAAATCGCTACTCGACTCTATTTCAATTAATCATACAACAATTAAGAAGTTTATAAGTACACAAGAAGTTGCAGCTTTATCAGCGAAAGATTTTTTTCTTGAAACACAACATCTCACAGAAATGTCAGATGAAACACTTTCAATTTTTATCGAAGAACTCGAGCAAACACTATATTCAGATGTATTTATAACAAATAAATATAAAAACTTATCACTTGAAGAAATATCAAAATATGGTTTTAGTGAAATGAATCATCTTCTCGATGGTCATCCAAAGCTACTTCTGAACAAAGGAAGACTAGGATGGGGATCAAAAGATTTAGAAAATTATTCTCCTGAGGCAAAAAACAGCTTCCAGCTAGTTTATATTGCAGTCAATAAATCTCTTGCTACTTTTGGACTTGATGACAACTATGACGTTGATGTTCTCCTCAAGGAATCTCTCTCGACAGAAGACTTTGAGACAATTGATAAGTTACTAGCAGAAGCAAATATTTCCATTAGTGATTATATCATTTTCCCTGTTCATCCATGGCAATGGGAGAATAAAATTGTTATTCAATTTGCGGATTTAATTAATGAGAAAATGATCATCTCGTTTGGTGAGTTAGGATCTTATTTTTCAGCACAGTCCTCAATCAGAACACTTTCAAACACTAGAAAAAACTCTAAACTTGATATTAAAACATCCGTTTCAATCCTCAACACATCATCTTTCAGAGGAATTCCAAGCAAAGTAATTCCATATGGTCATTCATTATCAAATGAAATTGAAAATATTCTAAACAGTGATGAACTCTTCAAAGAGCAAAATACAATATGCCTGAAAGAAGTTGCGGGAATAAGTGTAAATAATAAAATTTACAGTCGAATAGAATTTTCTCCTTATCGCTACAAAGAGATGCTTGGTTGCATTTGGAGAGAGTCGGCAGATTCTAAAATTTCTTCAGGTGATATTGCAATACCAACGGCAGCTCTTTTTTATTCACACAATGATAATTTTTTAATTGCAGAATATGTAAAACTTAGTGGTTTGTCAGAAGACGACTGGCTTGCCAGATATGTAAATACAGTGATTGTTCCGCTTTATCACCTACAAATGAAGTATGGGATAGGTTTAGTTGCTCATGGCCAAAATACTATTATTGTTCTGAAAAATCATTCTCCAGCAGGTCTAATAATTAAAGACTTCCACGGAGACCTGAGAGTTACTCCAGACAGTGCACTAAGAGAATTCTCATTTTTCGAACATCTCGATAAGTTACCTGCAAATTATTTAATCCATGATCTCTTCACTGGGCATCTCGTCACTGTTTTTAGATATGTTGCTCGTGCTTTCACTGCAGCATTTAATCAAACAGAAGAGAACATTCTAAAAATTCTTAACAACGAGTTAAGAAAATATATCAATCAAAATCCCCTTCCTTCTGAAAGCCTTGATCTCACATCTCATAAATTTGAAAAAGTTCTAGTCAACAAGGTCAGATTTATACGTGGCTACGGAGACACAAGAGAGAGGCTCAAGCCAGTCCTAGGAAAGAGGCAATTATCATTAAATATCGAGGAAAAAATATGA
- a CDS encoding acyl-CoA thioesterase gives MDLSRRIESSTTKVSKAIFPSTTNHYDTLFGGTALKWMDEVSFITATRFTRQKVVTVSSSKVDFKKPIPGGTIAELIGKVKMVGKSSLVVGVDIYLEDMYNDSRELAVHGEFTFVAIDDDRKPISIETNLP, from the coding sequence ATGGACTTATCTCGTAGAATTGAGAGTTCGACAACAAAAGTATCAAAAGCAATTTTCCCAAGTACAACTAACCACTACGACACCCTCTTTGGTGGAACAGCACTTAAATGGATGGATGAAGTATCATTTATTACGGCGACACGTTTTACTCGCCAAAAAGTAGTAACTGTTTCAAGTTCAAAGGTAGACTTCAAAAAACCAATTCCAGGAGGAACTATTGCAGAACTAATCGGCAAAGTAAAAATGGTTGGAAAATCGAGTCTTGTTGTTGGAGTCGATATCTACCTCGAGGATATGTATAATGATTCTCGAGAGTTAGCTGTGCATGGTGAGTTTACATTTGTCGCCATTGATGATGATCGTAAACCAATAAGTATTGAAACAAACCTTCCATAG
- a CDS encoding CopD family protein produces the protein MSYFYLKALHIIFVTTWFAGLFYIVRLFIYHTEAQEKPSPEKEILSNQFKIMQKRLWFGITWPSAIVTILFGLSLIHNYFPINNHPWLIVKLCFVFGLFLYHLSCHRILKQLLNNSFKYTSTQLRVWNEVATIFLVAIVFLVVLKDIVSMGYGLVGLILFTIVLMLAIKTYKNIRNK, from the coding sequence ATGAGTTATTTCTATCTTAAAGCTCTTCATATCATTTTTGTAACGACTTGGTTTGCAGGGCTTTTTTATATTGTAAGACTCTTCATTTATCATACTGAAGCTCAAGAAAAACCATCTCCAGAAAAAGAAATTCTATCTAATCAATTTAAGATTATGCAAAAAAGACTGTGGTTTGGAATTACGTGGCCTTCTGCAATCGTGACTATTCTCTTTGGACTTTCCCTCATTCATAATTACTTTCCAATCAATAACCATCCATGGCTTATTGTAAAGCTATGTTTTGTCTTTGGACTTTTTCTGTACCACTTAAGCTGCCATCGTATTTTAAAACAACTTCTAAATAATTCATTCAAGTATACAAGCACCCAATTAAGAGTTTGGAATGAAGTTGCAACAATCTTTCTTGTAGCTATCGTGTTCCTTGTTGTATTAAAGGATATCGTAAGTATGGGATATGGACTTGTTGGACTCATCCTTTTCACAATTGTCTTGATGTTAGCAATCAAAACATATAAGAATATAAGAAATAAATAA
- a CDS encoding esterase-like activity of phytase family protein, whose protein sequence is MKFLLILFLCTQSILALDLKLNNHILYSQDFSVDGKAFGGLSGVRFNEKTNELLAVSDDRSKLAAARFYKFKTEIKDGKVNITPSHMVYLKNSKEADYKKNTIDFEDIEILKNGNLLITSEGSLRGKTIYPPRIITFSSEGKYINDLMIDEKFTPLRDNGYFTRGVRDNLAFEPISISPSGEYMFFSTEDALVQDSEVATLKAPSTIRISKYKSTGTTFVPMSEYAYSLGPIESLESIMTSTGAQSGVPAILSLDDNTLLVAERTYYPIVDKTKILLFKVTIDEKVTDVSTIKSLKGAKLSHLKKQIVADLDNYIKDLNSEYQFLDNIEGMCFGPTLPNGNKTLIFVSDNNFSKYQRTHFLVFEVK, encoded by the coding sequence ATGAAATTTCTATTGATCCTATTCTTATGTACGCAATCAATTTTAGCTCTTGATTTAAAACTTAATAACCACATCCTCTACTCTCAAGACTTCTCTGTGGACGGTAAGGCCTTTGGTGGGTTATCAGGGGTTCGATTTAATGAAAAAACCAATGAGCTTCTTGCCGTCAGTGACGACAGGTCAAAACTTGCAGCAGCAAGATTTTATAAATTCAAAACAGAGATTAAAGATGGAAAAGTAAATATCACTCCATCTCATATGGTTTACTTAAAAAACAGTAAAGAAGCCGACTATAAGAAAAATACTATTGATTTTGAAGATATTGAAATTTTAAAAAATGGAAACCTTCTTATTACCAGCGAAGGTAGTCTTCGTGGAAAGACAATTTATCCACCACGTATTATTACTTTCTCATCTGAGGGAAAATATATCAACGATCTCATGATCGATGAAAAGTTTACTCCTCTTCGAGACAATGGTTACTTCACTCGTGGAGTGAGAGACAATCTTGCTTTTGAACCTATTTCAATTTCACCTTCTGGTGAATATATGTTCTTTTCAACTGAAGATGCATTAGTTCAAGATAGTGAAGTAGCTACTCTTAAAGCTCCCTCAACGATTAGGATTTCCAAATATAAATCAACAGGCACAACATTTGTGCCAATGTCTGAATATGCATACTCCCTAGGGCCAATTGAAAGTCTAGAATCCATCATGACTTCAACAGGCGCTCAGTCGGGAGTTCCAGCCATTCTTTCGCTTGATGACAATACTCTACTTGTCGCTGAAAGAACATACTACCCAATTGTAGATAAAACTAAAATCCTTCTCTTTAAAGTAACTATTGACGAGAAAGTAACTGATGTTTCAACGATCAAAAGCTTGAAAGGTGCGAAGCTTTCCCATCTTAAGAAACAAATTGTCGCTGATCTGGACAACTATATTAAGGACCTTAACTCTGAATATCAATTCCTTGATAATATTGAGGGAATGTGTTTTGGACCAACTCTTCCAAATGGAAACAAGACTCTAATTTTTGTTAGTGATAATAATTTTTCAAAATACCAGAGAACTCATTTCCTTGTATTCGAGGTTAAATAA
- the msrB gene encoding peptide-methionine (R)-S-oxide reductase MsrB gives MFNIFRKTEAKETQDKIGSHLSKIDYEKIDWSKKDENYWKEVMTPLQYHVTREKGTERAFTGKYNEEKRPGVFHCSSCGQKLFNSVTKFDSGTGWPSFYDAIPESVTLHEDNAWGMSRVEVVCSRCGSHLGHVFDDGPAPTGKRYCMNSVSLVHSDDL, from the coding sequence ATGTTTAATATTTTTAGAAAAACAGAAGCCAAAGAAACGCAAGATAAGATTGGAAGCCATCTTTCAAAGATTGATTATGAAAAAATTGATTGGTCTAAAAAAGATGAAAACTACTGGAAAGAAGTGATGACTCCTCTCCAGTATCACGTAACAAGAGAGAAAGGAACAGAAAGAGCTTTCACTGGTAAGTACAATGAAGAAAAGAGACCAGGAGTCTTTCACTGTTCTTCTTGCGGACAAAAGCTTTTCAATAGTGTGACAAAATTTGACTCTGGCACAGGATGGCCAAGCTTTTATGATGCAATCCCAGAAAGTGTAACTCTACATGAAGATAATGCTTGGGGAATGTCACGAGTGGAAGTTGTATGCTCTCGCTGTGGCTCCCATCTTGGCCATGTATTCGATGACGGACCTGCCCCGACGGGAAAACGCTACTGCATGAACTCTGTTTCCTTAGTTCATAGTGATGATCTTTGA